A stretch of Ipomoea triloba cultivar NCNSP0323 chromosome 11, ASM357664v1 DNA encodes these proteins:
- the LOC115996883 gene encoding uncharacterized protein LOC115996883, which translates to MWSGYSASTVVFFLVVALFINLSCHSHVEAAAGSPVKFLPGFDGPLPFHLETGYMGVGKNEEVQLFYYFIKSDSNPEEDPLILWITGGPGCSPLRAIIQEIGPLLIEPVEYNGSLPRLLPFPYSWTKVASFIFLDLPVGTGFSYAKTSNGAQSDNLLTGNNAYEFLRKWLADYPQFLSNPFYVGGDSYSGITVPIVTEMISNGNEIGIKPFIQLKGYIVGNGLTFPDEGNYRIPFAHRMALISDELYESLKTNCKGEYFDTDPTNLLCQQDLQTYNQLIEGIYPNNILEPICLSDDSSTSSSLIMLNGQRRFLYEKHQKLQNPDLLPGLKCRDDWNKLSEYWANDYRAREALHVRKGTKGEWEHCTSNLPFAYIINNTIPYHVSLSKKGYRSLVYSGDHDMLITYLSTQAWIKLLNYAIVDDWRPWMVEGQVAGYTRTYANQMTFATVKGGGHTAPEFRPSECQAMFERWISYKDLYCVIDFLFFYLLESPLRKSDPAYFSFLQQERMWSGYSASTVGIVFFLVVALFINLSCHSHVEAAAGSPVKFLPGFDGPLPFHLETGYIGVGKNEEVQLFYYFIKSDSNPEKDPLILWITGGPGCSPLRAIIQEIGPLLIEPVEYNGSLPRLLPFPYSWTKVANFIFLDLPVGTGFSYATTSNSAQSDNLLTGNNAYEFLRKWLVDYPEFLSNPFYVGGDSYSGITVPIITEMISNGNEGGIKPFIQLKGYILGNAATFMGEGNYQIPFAHRMALISDELYESLKTNCRGEYLDTDPTNLLCQQDIQTFNQLIERIYLNHILEPICLSDDDSSTPNLIMLPGQRRFLHEKHQKLSNPDLLPGLKCRNDWNKLSEYWANDYRAREALHVRKGTKGEWEHCTSNLPFAKIINNTIPYHVRLSRKGYRSLVYSGDHDMLVPYLSTQAWVKSLNYAIVDDWRAWMVEGQVAGYTRTYANRMTFATVKGGGHTAPEFRPSECQAMFERWISNKDL; encoded by the exons ATGTGGAGTGGCTACTCTGCTAGCACGGTCGTCTTCTTCCTTGTAGTGGCGTTGTTCATCAATCTGAGCTGCCATAGCCATGTAGAAGCTGCAGCTGGTTCACCTGTCAAGTTTCTTCCTGGCTTTGATGGCCCTCTTCCTTTTCATCTGGAAACTGG GTACATGGGAGTGGGAAAGAATGAAGAAGTGcaactattttattatttcataaaGTCGGATTCAAATCCAGAAGAAGACCCTTTAATTCTTTGGATTACAGGAGGCCCTGGCTGTTCTCCATTACGTGCTATCATTCAAGAAATTG gACCATTGCTTATTGAGCCGGTGGAGTATAATGGGAGCTTGCCCAGGTTGTTACCATTTCCCTATTCATGGACTAAGGTAGCTAGCTTTATATTCTTGGATTTACCCGTTGGTACTGGATTTTCATACGCTAAAACGTCGAATGGTGCTCAATCTGATAATTTATTGACCGGCAACAATGCATACGAATTTCTTCGAAAG TGGCTCGCTGATTATCCGCAATTCCTTTCTAATCCTTTTTACGTTGGAGGGGACTCATACTCCGGCATTACAGTTCCAATAGTTACTGAAATGATATCTAATG GTAACGAGATAGGAATTAAGCCATTTATCCAACTTAAG GGATACATAGTTGGCAATGGGTTAACCTTTCCAGATGAAGGAAACTATCGAATTCCCTTTGCTCATAGAATGGCTCTTATTTCTGACGAGCTATACGAG TCCTTAAAAACAAATTGCAAAGGAGAGTATTTCGACACTGATCCGACAAATTTATTATGTCAACAAGATCTTCAAACCTATAATCAG TTGATTGAGGGAATATATCCTAATAATATTCTGGAGCCTATTTGTTTGTCTGATGATTCTTCAACATCATCGTCTCTTATTATGTTGAATGGACAAAGAAGGTTTCTTTATGAGAAGCATCAAAAGCTCCAGAATCCTGATTTACTTCCCGGATTAAAATGTCGA GATGATTGGAACAAACTATCTGAATATTGGGCCAATGATTATCGTGCACGAGAGGCCCTTCATGTCCGGAAG GGGACTAAGGGAGAATGGGAGCATTGCACTTCAAATTTACCATTCGCGTACATAATCAATAACACTATTCCATATCATGTGAGCCTCAGCAAAAAAGGTTATAGGTCTCTTGTCTACAG CGGTGATCATGACATGCTTATTACGTATCTTTCAACACAAGCATGGATAAAGTTGTTAAATTATGCTATTGTTGATGATTGGAGGCCATGGATGGTTGAAGGTCAAGTTGCAGG GTATACAAGGACATACGCTAATCAAATGACATTCGCTACTGTCAAG GGAGGTGGTCATACTGCACCTGAATTTCGTCCTTCAGAATGCCAAGCTATGTTTGAACGATGGATATCTTATAAAGATCTTTA TTGTGTAATTGATTTCCTCTTCTTCTATCTTCTAGAG TCCCCTTTGAGGAAGTCCGATCCGGCATACTTTTCTTTCCTCCAACAAGAAAGAATGTGGAGTGGCTACTCTGCTAGCACGGTGGGGATCGTCTTCTTCCTTGTAGTGGCGTTGTTCATCAATCTGAGCTGCCATAGCCATGTAGAAGCTGCAGCAGGTTCACCAGTCAAGTTTCTTCCTGGCTTTGATGGCCCTCTTCCTTTTCATCTCGAAACTGG ATACATAGGCGTGGGAAAGAATGAAGAAGTAcaactattttattatttcataaaGTCGGACTCAAATCCAGAAAAAGACCCTTTAATTCTTTGGATTACAGGAGGCCCTGGCTGCTCTCCATTACGCGCTATTATTCAAGAAATTG gGCCATTGCTTATTGAACCGGTGGAGTATAATGGGAGTTTGCCCAGGTTGCTACCATTTCCCTATTCATGGACAaag GTAGCAAACTTTATATTTCTGGATTTGCCCGTTGGTACTGGATTTTCGTATGCTACAACTTCAAATAGTGCTCAATCTGATAATTTATTGACGGGCAACAATGCATATGAATTTCTTCGAAAG TGGCTGGTTGATTATCCAGAATTCCTTTCGAATCCTTTTTACGTTGGAGGGGACTCATACTCTGGCATTACCGTTCCGATAATTACTGAAATGATATCAAATG GTAACGAGGGAGGAATTAAACCATTTATCCAACTTAAG GGATATATACTTGGCAACGCGGCAACCTTTATGGGTGAGGGAAACTATCAAATTCCATTTGCTCATAGGATGGCTCTTATCTCTGATGAGCTATACgag TCGCTAAAAACGAATTGCAGAGGAGAGTATTTGGATACTGATCCAACCAATTTATTATGTCAACAAGATATCCAAACCTTTAATCAG TTGATTGAGAGAATATATCTTAACCATATTCTGGAGCCTATTTGTTTATCTGATGATGATTCTTCAACACCTAATCTTATTATGCTGCCTGGACAACGGAGGTTTCTTCATGAGAAGCATCAAAAGCTCAGCAATCCTGATTTGCTTCCTGGATTAAAATGTCGG AATGATTGGAATAAACTATCTGAATATTGGGCCAATGATTATCGTGCACGAGAGGCCCTTCATGTCCGTAAG GGGACTAAGGGAGAATGGGAACATTGTACTTCAAATTTGCCATTCGCAAAGATAATCAATAACACTATCCCATATCATGTGAGACTCAGCAGAAAAGGTTATAGATCTCTTGTCTACAG tggcgaCCATGACATGCTTGTTCCGTATCTTTCAACTCAAGCATGGGTGAAGTCATTAAACTACGCTATTGTGGATGATTGGAGAGCATGGATGGTTGAAGGTCAAGTTGCAGG ATACACGAGGACATATGCTAATAGGATGACATTCGCTACTGTCAAG GGAGGTGGTCATACTGCACCTGAGTTTCGTCCTTCAGAATGCCAAGCCATGTTCGAAAGATGGATATCTAATAAAGATCTTTAA